The Apodemus sylvaticus chromosome 17, mApoSyl1.1, whole genome shotgun sequence genome contains a region encoding:
- the LOC127667680 gene encoding apolipoprotein L6-like, which yields MALVQTRIPGHQTGEEYEADVELPRDKDDSLDGGFTDEEEVEVEDGALTDEDRRFLKQFPSWKKNEKKRIRMLYAIADHIDESHQKATKTKVVTTSVSVISGALSLVGLFLAPTTAGGSLVLTAVGNGLGAVAEVTNIVTNVRGNSYKKRVLAQANSIMPSSDEKLEEVKGEKTSYITAAGELVYKCGSAWDIIRKHLRALRLTRTQPHVTSAAKKLMTAGQVSARSGRQVQRAFGGTALAMTKNALRIGRVATAFSLGQDIYTLWEDWENLKAATPTELAEELRTRAEERERVLAERTRRYEKLKVMAGY from the exons ATGGCTTTGGTGCAAACACGAATCCCGGGCCACCAGACAGGGGAAGAATATGAGGCTGATGTTGAGTTGCCAAG GGACAAGGATGACAGTCTGGATGGGGGCTTCACTGATGAGGAAGAAGTGGAAGTTGAAGATGGTGCTCTGACAGATGAAGACCGGAGGTTTCTAAAACAGTTCCCGAGCTggaaaaagaatgagaagaagcGCATTAGAATGCTCTATGCCATTGCAGACCACATTGACGAAAGCCACCAAAAAGCTACCAAGACCAAAGTGGTGACTACCTCTGTGTCAGTCATCTCTGGAGCCCTGAGCCTCGTGGGTTTGTTCTTGGCTCCGACAACTGCAGGGGGAAGCCTGGTACTCACTGCGGTTGGGAATGGTTTGGGGGCAGTTGCTGAGGTCACCAACATTGTGACCAATGTGAGGGGAAACTCTTACAAGAAAAGAGTCCTAGCTCAGGCCAACAGCATCATGCCTAGCAGCGACGAGAAGCTTGAGGAGGTCAAGGGAGAGAAGACGAGCTACATCACAGCCGCCGGGGAGCTTGTCTACAAATGTGGGAGCGCCTGGGATATCATCAGAAAGCACCTCCGAGCCCTCCGGCTAACCAGAACACAACCTCACGTCACCTCAGCTGCCAAGAAGCTCATGACTGCCGGCCAAGTATCAGCTCGAAGCGGCAGGCAGGTGCAAAGGGCCTTTGGGGGCACAGCCCTGGCAATGACCAAAAATGCTCTGAGGATAGGCCGTGTAGCTACTGCCTTCTCCCTTGGCCAGGACATATATACTCTCTGGGAGGACTGGGAGAATCTGAAGGCTGCAACCCCAACAGAGCTTGCAGAAGAGTTACGAACACGGGCTGAGGAGCGGGAGAGGGTGTTAGCAGAACGTACCCGTCGCTACGAAAAGCTGAAGGTGATGGCCGGGTATTGA